The Cucumis melo cultivar AY chromosome 6, USDA_Cmelo_AY_1.0, whole genome shotgun sequence genome includes a region encoding these proteins:
- the LOC103483969 gene encoding protein STRICTOSIDINE SYNTHASE-LIKE 13 produces MKKKGIVKDESLLQHPVLFLLVLGLGFVVMDPFEMSPVGGYDFRPVKHDIAPYSQVMGHWPKDNESRLGLGNLEFEDEVFGPESLEFDALGRGPYTGLADGRIVRWMGEEIGWETFAIVTPNWSEKVCAKGVDSTTAKQWKNEKKCGRPLGLRFEKQSGNLYIADAYYGLLVVGPQGGTATPLATHVEGTPILFANDLDIHNNGSIFFTDTSKRYNRVEHFFILLEGEASGRLLRYDPSTKTTHVVLNGLAFPNGVQLSKDHTFLLYTETTNCRLMKLWLEGARNGKVEVVANLPGFPDNVRRNERNEYWVAIDCCRTKAQEVLTHNPWIRSIYFRLPLRMSFLARLIGMKMYTVISLFSENGEILEVLEDQKGEVMELMSEVREVQGKLWIGTVAHNHIATLTYPLQLKDNDRNNNVTLN; encoded by the exons atgaagaagaaaggaaTAGTGAAGGATGAATCTTTGCTTCAACACCCAGTGCTTTTCTTGCTAGTTTTGGGCCTGGGCTTTGTAGTAATGGACCCATTTGAGATGAGCCCTGTTGGGGGCTATGATTTTAGGCCTGTGAAGCATGACATTGCACCTTACAGCCAGGTTATGGGCCATTGGCCCAAGGATAATGAGAGTCGTTTGGGCCTTggaaatttggaatttgaagATGAGGTTTTTGGGCCTGAGTCCTTGGAGTTTGATGCATTGGGTCGTGGGCCTTACACTGGGCTTGCCGATGGCCGCATTGTTAGATGGATGGGGGAGGAAATTGGGTGGGAGACTTTTGCAATTGTCACACCAAATTG GTCAGAGAAGGTATGTGCTAAAGGGGTTGATTCAACCACAGCAAAACAATGGAAAAATGAGAAGAAATGTGGAAGGCCCCTTGGCTTAAGATTTGAGAAACAAAGTGGGAATTTATACATTGCTGATGCATATTATGGGCTTCTTGTGGTTGGTCCTCAAGGTGGAACTGCCACTCCCTTAGCCACTCATGTTGAAGGAACTCCCATTCTTTTTGCTAATGATCTTGATATCCataacaatggctccatcttCTTCACTGACACTAGCAAGAGATATAATAGAGT GGAACATTTCTTCATATTGTTGGAAGGAGAAGCCTCGGGAAGGCTTCTTAGATATGACCCTTCAACTAAAACAACTCATGTTGTGTTGAATGGTTTGGCCTTTCCAAATGGCGTGCAATTGTCTAAAGACCATACCTTCCTTTTATATACAGAAACTACCAATTGCAG ATTAATGAAGCTATGGCTAGAAGGTGCAAGAAATGGAAAAGTGGAAGTAGTGGCCAATCTTCCAGGGTTTCCAGACAATGTAAGAAGGAACGAAAGGAATGAATATTGGGTAGCCATAGATTGTTGCAGAACAAAAGCACAAGAGGTTTTAACTCACAATCCATGGATAAGAAGCATTTATTTTAGGTTACCCTTAAGAATGAGCTTCTTGGCTAGATTAATAGGGATGAAAATGTACACTGTCATTTCACTTTTTAGTGAAAATGGTGAGATTTTAGAAGTTCTTGAAGATCAAAAAGGTGAAGTTATGGAGCTAATGAGTGAAGTTAGAGAAGTTCAAGGGAAGCTTTGGATTGGAACTGTGGCTCATAACCATATTGCTACTTTGACTTACCCTTTACAATTGAAGGATAATGATCGTAATAATAATGTAACACTTAACTAA
- the LOC103483970 gene encoding protein ENHANCED DISEASE RESISTANCE 2: MANIGEDEVEWIERVRSGGTIPLRGVDGNYSNCWSSPHGDKFLVRGPEYFSTKEKVPAGESLLKPLGFDWIRSSAKIGEILSHPNSRVQKVIKDSFPTGPRPFIWAFNLQLPSKENYNLVSYFASIEPLPKGSLIDQFLKGDDHFRNSRLKLIADIVDGPWIVKKAVGEQAICVVGRVLSCKYIVGDNFFEVDIDVASNIMAKAVFHLVFGYFTTITADIAFLIEGKTKMEVPERLLGCFRFSELNPSSAMPMEPSNSRESDATTTNLQTSMATRLWKSMR; the protein is encoded by the coding sequence ATGGCAAATATTGGTGAAGATGAGGTTGAATGGATAGAAAGAGTGAGATCAGGAGGGACTATACCACTTCGTGGTGTAGATGGTAACTACTCAAATTGTTGGAGTTCTCCACATGGAGACAAGTTCCTAGTGAGAGGTCCAGAGTACTTTTCAACAAAGGAAAAAGTTCCTGCAGGCGAATCACTTCTAAAACCTCTTGGTTTTGACTGGATAAGAAGCTCTGCAAAGATTGGAGAGATCTTAAGCCATCCGAACAGCCGTGTCCAGAAGGTCATTAAGGATTCATTTCCTACAGGTCCAAGGCCTTTTATCTGGGCATTTAATCTACAACTTCCAAGCAAAGAGAACTACAATCTTGTTTCTTATTTTGCATCAATAGAGCCCCTTCCCAAAGGCTCTTTAATCGACCAGTTTCTAAAAGGCGATGACCACTTCAGAAACTCAAGGCTTAAACTAATTGCTGATATTGTCGATGGCCCTTGGATTGTCAAAAAGGCTGTCGGCGAGCAAGCAATCTGCGTGGTTGGGCGTGTTCTTTCGTGTAAATACATCGTAGGGGACAACTTTTTTGAAGTTGATATCGACGTGGCATCGAATATCATGGCAAAGGCCGTGTTTCATCTGGTGTTTGGTTACTTCACAACTATAACAGCTGATATAGCCTTTCTTATTGAAGGAAAAACAAAGATGGAGGTTCCTGAAAGACTTTTAGGGTGTTTTAGGTTCTCTGAGCTGAACCCTTCTTCAGCCATGCCAATGGAACCTTCTAATTCCAGGGAGAGTGATGCTACTACCACTAATTTGCAAACTTCTATGGCTACAAGACTTTGGAAATCAATGCGCTAA